A region of Mauremys mutica isolate MM-2020 ecotype Southern chromosome 2, ASM2049712v1, whole genome shotgun sequence DNA encodes the following proteins:
- the EXOC3 gene encoding exocyst complex component 3, with amino-acid sequence MEETDREAVATAVQRVAGMLQRPDQLDKVEQYRRREARKKASVEARLKAAIQSQLDGVRTGLSQLHNALNDVKDIQRSLIDVNKDWRQSINTIENLKDVKDAVVQHSQLAAAVENLKNIFSVPEIVRETKDLTEQGELLQAHRKLMDLECSRDDLMYEQYRMDSKNTHDMNLIDVYFGDMQKLSEELAKQLWMVVQRSLVTVRRDPTLLVSVVRIIEREEKIDRRMLDRKKQTGFIPPGRPKKWKEKMFNILDRTVTTRIEGTQADTRESDKMWLVRHLEIIRKYVLDDLLVAKNLMVQCFPPHYDIFKKLLSMYHQALSTRMQDLASEDLEANEIVSLLTWVLNTYKSTEMMGNSELAPEVDVNSLNPLISQNVVDQLLSKYMSTLTSNIIGWLRKALETDKKDWIKETEPEADQDGYYQTTLAAIVFQMFEQNLQVAAQISEDLKMKVLLLCLQQMNSFLTRYKEEAQLYKEEHLKNRQHPQCYVQYMIAVINNCQTFKESIISLKRKYLKNEMEEGLSSSHANMDVILDTIAKEGCSSLLDEVFMDLEPHLNELMTKKWLAGSNAVDTICVTVEDYFNDFARIKKPYKKKMTVEAHRRVVVEYIKAIMLKRISFKNAEERKEGAERMIKEADQFRFLFKKLAAGSGEDTEGLCDIIVAIAEVIKLTDPSLLYLEVSTLVSKYPDIRDDHISALLTVRGDASRDMKQTIIETLDQGSSQPNPNYVPIFKEITVPSLSVQKLLK; translated from the exons ATGGAGGAAACAGACAGGGAAGCAGTTGCAACAGCTGTACAAAGGGTGGCTGGAATGCTTCAGCGACCTGACCAGTTGGATAAAGTGGAGCAGTACCGCAGAAGGGAAGCTCGTAAGAAAGCCTCAGTGGAAGCTCGACTAAAG GCAGCAATCCAGTCACAATTGGATGGGGTACGAACTGGTTTAAGCCAACTGCATAATGCATTGAATGATGTAAAGGACATACAGCGATCTTTGATAGATGTCAATAAAGACTGGCGACAGAGTATCAACACCATAGAAAACCTCAAGGATGTTAAAGATGCTGTAGTCCAACATAGTCAGCTGGCAGCTGCTGTAGAAAACCTCAAAAATATCTTCTCAG tGCCAGAGATTGTTAGGGAGACTAAGGATTTGACTGAGCAAGGGGAACTTCTGCAAGCCCATCGAAAGCTGATGGACTTAGAGTGTTCTCGTGATGATCTGATGTATGAGCAATATCGTATGGATAGCAAGAACACCCATGACATGAATCTCATCGATGTGTACTTTGGGGATATGCAAAAACTCTCTGAGGAGCTTGCCAAACAACTCTGGATGGTGGTTCAAAGATCTCTAGTTACTGTTCGTCGAGACCCAACCTTGCTTGTCTCCGTTGTCAGGATAATTGAGAGGGAAGAGAAAATAGACAGGCGTATGCTAGACCGGAAAAAACAAACTGGGTTCATTCCTCCTGGCAGGCCAAAGAAGTGGAAAGAAAAAATGTTCAATATTTTGGACAGAACTGTAACTACCAGGATTGAAGGCACACAAGCAGATACTAGAGAATCTGACAAAATGTGGCTTGTGCGCCACCTGGAAATCATACGCAAATATGTCCTTGATGATCTACTGGTGGCCAAAAATCTAATGGTTCAATGTTTTCCCCCACATtatgacattttcaaaaaattaTTGAGCATGTACCACCAAGCTTTGTCCACACGCATGCAGGATCTCGCTTCAGAAGATCTGGAAGCAAATGAGATTGTAAGCCTTTTAACCTGGGTTTTAAATACATATAAAAG tACAGAGATGATGGGAAATTCCGAACTGGCCCCAGAAGTGGATGTAAATTCTTTAAATCCTTTAATTTCACAAAATGTGGTAGACCAGCTTCTTAGCAAGTACATGTCGACGCTTACT TCCAACATCATTGGTTGGCTACGAAAAGCATTGGAGACGGATAAAAAAGACTGGATAAAAGAAACTGAGCCAGAAGCAGATCAAGATGGGTACTATCAGACTACACTCGCAGCTATTGTTTTTCAG ATGTTTGAGCAGAATCTTCAGGTGGCTGCTCAGATAAGTGAAGATTTGAAAATGAAGGTACTGCTTCTCTGTCTTCAGCAAATGAATTCATTCCTGACAAG GTACAAAGAAGAAGCCCAATTATATAAAGAGGAGCACCTAAAAAATCGTCAGCATCCTCAGTGCTATGTTCAATATATGATTGCCGTAATCAACAACTGTCAGACCTTTAA AGAATCTATAATCAGTttgaaaaggaaatatttgaaaaatgaaaTGGAAGAGGGACTGTCAAGCAGCCATGCAAACATGGATGTAATTTTAGACACCATTGCCAAGGAAGGATGCTCTAGCCTGCTAGATGAAGTCTTCATGGATTTAGAG cCGCATCTCAATGAGCTGATGACAAAGAAGTGGCTGGCTGGATCTAATGCTGTGGACACAATTTGTGTCACTGTAGAGGATTATTTCAATGATTTTGCAAGAATAAAAAAACCCTATAAAAAG AAAATGACTGTTGAGGCCCATCGTAGAGTGGTTGTGGAGTACATCAAGGCTATCATGTTAAAACGTATATCTTTCAAGAATGCAGAAGAGAGAAAAGAAGGTGCAGAAAGAATGATCAAAGAAGCAGACCAGTTCaggtttctgtttaaaaaattagCAGCT GGATCTGGAGAGGACACTGAAGGGCTTTGTGACATTATTGTAGCCATTGCAGAAGTTATCAAGCTGACTGATCCTTCATTGCTTTATCTGGAAGTCTCAACTTTAGTTAGTAAATACCCAGATATCAG GGATGACCACATTTCAGCTTTGCTAACAGTAAGAGGAGATGCCAGCAGGGACATGAAACAGACCATCATTGAAACTCTGGACCAAGGTTCAAGCCAACCAAATCCTAActatgtgccaatttttaaagaaattacAGTTCCTTCGCTAAGTGTGCAAAAACTTCTTAAGTAA